DNA from Pseudomonadota bacterium:
TCAGGGCCGAGAATATAAACAGCTTGTTTCGGGTGTGTGAATGACGGCAGGTCAATGGCATCGTCTGTGAGTTCAATCCCAACCAGCCTTGCACCTTTAGGGATTGTAAAGTCTTCTAAACCTTCAAACTCATAAAATGGAAGTTGTTCAAATGTGCGAGAAGTATCTGCGCCGTAAATGTCTTTCTTCTTGGCGTGCCCTGCAACAGTAAATACAAAGCCTGCACCAAAGGCATGAGCCGTACGCGTAATGGCACCTAAGTTCATCGGTTTACTAATTTGCTCAACACCAATTCCAAAAAAACCTCTCATAAGAGCTTCCTATCACTTTATTAGATAGTCGCCAAAATACCTCAACCCCTTTATAAAATCTACCCTTGTATGGCCTGTGGGGTGGATTCAGGTCTTCTCTGCGCGTATGATGGAGAGGAAATATGCATATTAATATATAATAAAAACAAAGCTATGAACTTTAATCAGGCCATTCAATTGAGTGCCCAACTGTTAGGTGGTGGGCGTTTTGCTGATGCAAAAAAAATCTGTGAACAAATCATTAAACAAGTCCCGAACCATGCGGATGCGCATCACTTTTTAGGTCTTGCGCGTCACCAACTTGGTGAAAGTAAGGAAGGGATTCAGTCGATCCAAAAAGCGATTCAGATTGACCAGAATCAGCCGGGCTTCCATATGAACCTTGCTCATGTTTTGCGTGAAGTGGGCCGCACAGATGAAGCGAAGAATTATTACAAAAACGCCCTGAAGCTGAACCCAGAAAACATGCAGGCCATTCTTGGTTTGGGGCAGTGTGCGATTGCAGAGCGCCAGCCCAAAGAAGCGCTAGAATTTTTTGAAAAGGCGAAAGGCGGTGAGAATATTTTCCATGGTGTTGTCCTCAGCCAGATGGTGATTGCTCATATTATGCTGGGTGAAGAATCTCTTGCCATTTCTAAATTGGAAGAAGCGATTGCTACAGCACCTGAAGATCCTATGCTGATTTCAACGCTTGGGAGTTTGTACCAATCTGAAGAGCGTTACGCCGACGCGAAAAAGCAGTATGAAAAAGCTTACAAGATTCAGCCAAGCGTCATGAGTGCAGGTAACCTGGGTGCAGTGTGCATGATTATGGGTGATATGGACGCTTCTGAGAACTACTTGAAAAAAGCAATTGAACTGGATAAAACACATGGCTCGGCGTACTACCACCTAAGCGCTGTTTCTGATGATGCCTTTAAGGCGTATGAAGCAGAAGCAATTAAACTTGCTGAAAGTGCGGAGCTGAAAGAGTACGACCGTGCACGTATGCATTTTGCCCTGTACCGTTTCTACAAAAAACAAAAGGCGACAGATAAGGCTATTGATCACCTTCTAAAAGGGAATGCGCTTTATAAGCCTCTCGCACCATTTGAAATGAAGTCTGAAAAAGCCTTCTTCAAAATGGCAGCCGATGTGATTTTACCTGAGCGCCTAGATCGCCTCATGGCGAGTGGCAACAGCTCTGATGCGCCAATCTTTATTATTGGTATGCCGCGTAGTGGCACAACGCTTACTGAGCAGATTTTGTCGACCCATAGTGCTGTGCAAGGTATGGGTGAGTTGAAGTATGTGGCGCAAGCTCTGGGTGGTCGCCCGTATGAGCCTGCGCATTACGGCAAACTTGCTGATGAAGACTTTGCGGAAAAGTCAGATTGGTACTTGGAGCAAGTGCAAGAAAAAGGCTGGAGTGGTCAGGGTCGCTTTACAGATAAAATGCCGAGTAACTTTTTATACGTATCAGGTATTCGTGCCATGTTCCCGAAAGCGAAGATCGTTCATGTTCAGCGCTCGCCAATGTCAACGTGCTTTTCTAACTTTGAGCAGTTGTTTGCTGAAGGGCAGCATTGGTGCTATGACCAGAAAACACTGGGGCAGTACTACGGCCTTTATAGCCAGCTGATGAAATACTTTGAGTCGTACGAGAACCTCGATATGTTTACATTGTCTTATGAGGATCTTGTTAACGATACCGAAAACACGGTGAAAGCTTTACTTGAATACTGTGAACTGCCATGGGAAGACACTGTTCTTGATTTTCACAAGCAAGAGCGTGATGTACAAACAGCAAGTGCAACGCAAGTGCGCCAGCCTATGTATAAAGGTTCACTGGAGAGCTGGAAGAAATACGAGACTGAACTGTCAGTCCTTAAGGAAACACTCATCTCGGAGGGTGTTCTGTGAACGCGCAAGTGATGCAAATGCTCCAGCAGGCTGTAGGTCTTCACCAATCTGGACGCCTTGGGGAGGCGGGGAAGTTATATGATGCTGTACTCAAACAAAACCCGAAACAGGCAGATGCACTTCACCTTAAAGGGGTGATTCATATGAGTACGGGAGATTTCCCTACGGCAGAAAAGCTTATGCAAAAAGCCCTCAAACAAGATAAGCGCAACCCAGCCATTTGGGGTAACATGGGCGCCACATATCTGGGGCAGAAAAAGTACATTCAAGCGAGAGATGCTTATACAAATGCACTGACCTTAAACCCCCAGTATGCTGAAGGTTTGCAAGGTAAAGGAATTGCGCAATATATGTTGGGCGATGTGTCTGATGCGAAAGTCTCATTTGTGCAGGCCATTGCGATTAAGGACGCCCTTCCTC
Protein-coding regions in this window:
- a CDS encoding RNA methyltransferase produces the protein MRGFFGIGVEQISKPMNLGAITRTAHAFGAGFVFTVAGHAKKKDIYGADTSRTFEQLPFYEFEGLEDFTIPKGARLVGIELTDDAIDLPSFTHPKQAVYILGPEGGSLSPSIVDRCDYVIKIPTKFCLNVGLAAALVMYDRQMTLGKFPDRPTGTGGPRLDDTSEWVPSKINKGRVKSKTLKPLEEQ
- a CDS encoding sulfotransferase: MNFNQAIQLSAQLLGGGRFADAKKICEQIIKQVPNHADAHHFLGLARHQLGESKEGIQSIQKAIQIDQNQPGFHMNLAHVLREVGRTDEAKNYYKNALKLNPENMQAILGLGQCAIAERQPKEALEFFEKAKGGENIFHGVVLSQMVIAHIMLGEESLAISKLEEAIATAPEDPMLISTLGSLYQSEERYADAKKQYEKAYKIQPSVMSAGNLGAVCMIMGDMDASENYLKKAIELDKTHGSAYYHLSAVSDDAFKAYEAEAIKLAESAELKEYDRARMHFALYRFYKKQKATDKAIDHLLKGNALYKPLAPFEMKSEKAFFKMAADVILPERLDRLMASGNSSDAPIFIIGMPRSGTTLTEQILSTHSAVQGMGELKYVAQALGGRPYEPAHYGKLADEDFAEKSDWYLEQVQEKGWSGQGRFTDKMPSNFLYVSGIRAMFPKAKIVHVQRSPMSTCFSNFEQLFAEGQHWCYDQKTLGQYYGLYSQLMKYFESYENLDMFTLSYEDLVNDTENTVKALLEYCELPWEDTVLDFHKQERDVQTASATQVRQPMYKGSLESWKKYETELSVLKETLISEGVL